Proteins encoded together in one Coffea arabica cultivar ET-39 chromosome 2c, Coffea Arabica ET-39 HiFi, whole genome shotgun sequence window:
- the LOC113724332 gene encoding uncharacterized protein, with amino-acid sequence MDRSWMSIKNYLDPKYLDGVDEFIKFAFLGKDPNCKLPCPCKVCNNFEDQTKEVMANHLCRGIVDSYTRWIYHGEGFESDDENDDIEINDNDSDFDSMEELLNDVGVANFGESWRHSPELDTGACTEKEGEASRFLRLLSEAEKSLYPGCEKYSKLSFIVHILHLKTMNRWTCKSTDMLLKFLHQVFPIALIPSSYYKAKNFIRELGLKCEKIHACENDCTLFWNENKGLDHCPNEKCKAPRYKSPNSKIPRKVLHYFPLKPRLQRLFVNKEIARDMRWHKERRVDNENMMRHPADSLAWKDFDRNHKSFAEDPRNVRLGLASDGFNPFGTMSNSYSIWPVILVPYNLPHWKCLKDPFFFLSMIIPGPKAPGNDIDIFFRPLVDELKELFATGVETYDAFRVEKFMLRAAFLWTINDFPAYGYLSGWSTKRYKACPVCLDETTSLYLNNGHKCCYMGHRRFLPIDHKWRRKKKQFNGEREHRQPPRTLSGEEVLQQLLRIEQVEFGKAPDLLQQKKRKRVQNSSNWKKMSIFFELPYWSTNKIRHNLHIMHIVKNLCESLVGTLMNIPSRTKDIWQAREDLKEMGLREELHLQPGGGASKVMPPASYTLSRLEKKNFCQFFSTIKFPDGFASNIPRCVKTMECQLLGMKSHD; translated from the coding sequence ATGGACAGGAGTTGGATGTCTATTAAGAACTACCTAGACCCCAAGTATTTAGATGGAGTTGATGAATTTATCAAGTTTGCTTTTCTAGGCAAGGATCCTAATTGTAAACTGCCATGTCCTTGCAAAGTATGCAATAATTTTGAGGATCAAACTAAGGAAGTCATGGCCAATCACTTGTGTCGAGGAATTGTTGATAGTTATACTAGGTGGATATATCATGGCGAAGGGTTTGAATCTGATGATGAGAATGATGACATAGAAATAAATGACAACGATAGTGACTTTGACAGTATGGAGGAGCTGTTAAATGATGTAGGAGTTGCTAACTTTGGTGAGAGTTGGAGACATTCACCGGAACTTGATACGGGTGCTTGTACCGAGAAAGAAGGAGAAGCAAGTAGGTTTCTCAGATTATTATCGGAGGCTGAAAAATCTCTATACCCGGGCTGTGAAAAGTATTCAAAACTCTCGTTTATTGTCCATATCCTCCACTTGAAAACAATGAATCGGTGGACTTGTAAATCTACTGATATGTTGCTGAAGTTCTTGCATCAAGTATTTCCTATAGCTTTGATTCCCAGTTCATATTACAAGGCAAAAAATTTCATCCGTGAGTTGGGGCTGAAGTGTGAAAAGATCCACGCCTGTGAAAATGATTGCACACTTTTTTggaatgaaaataaaggccttGATCATTGTCCAAATGAAAAATGTAAAGCACCGCGGTATAAATCTCCAAATTCCAAAATACCTAGAAAGGTGTTGCATTATTTTCCATTAAAACCAAGGCTGCAAAGACTGTTTGTGAACAAAGAGATTGCTCGGGATATGAGGTGGCATAAGGAGAGACGTGTAGATAATGAGAACATGATGCGACACCCTGCTGATTCATTAGCTTGGAAGGATTTTGATAGAAATCACAAGTCCTTCGCTGAAGATCCTAGAAATGTGAGGCTAGGACTTGCTAGTGATGGCTTTAATCCCTTTGGAACCATGAGCAATTCATACAGTATATGGCCTGTTATCCTTGTTCCTTACAATCTACCTCATTGGAAATGCTTAAAAgatccattttttttcctatcAATGATTATTCCTGGTCCCAAAGCACCTGGAAATGACATTGACATATTCTTTAGACCACTAGTTGATGAGTTAAAAGAGTTATTTGCCACTGGTGTGGAGACATATGATGCCTTCAGGGTGGAGAAGTTTATGTTACGTGCAGCATTTTTGTGGACAATAAACGATTTTCCAGCATATGGCTATTTGTCGGGATGGAGTACAAAAAGGTACAAGGCATGTCCTGTGTGCTTAGATGAGACGACTAGTCTATATCTTAATAATGGTCACAAATGTTGTTACATGGGCCATCGCCGTTTTCTGCCTATTGATCATAAATGGCGtcgaaaaaaaaagcaatttaatgGAGAAAGAGAACATAGACAGCCTCCTAGGACCCTATCAGGTGAGGAAGTCCTCCAACAACTTCTTCGTATTGAGCAAGTTGAGTTTGGCAAGGCACCTGATTTGCTGcaacagaagaaaagaaaacgcgTGCAGAACAGTTCAAATTGGAAGAAGATGAGCATATTCTTTGAACTTCCATATTGGAGTACCAATAAAATTAGACATAATTTGCATATTATGCACATTGTCAAGAATCTATGTGAATCTTTGGTAGGTACATTAATGAATATCCCTTCGAGAACTAAGGACATATGGCAGGCTAGGGAGGATTTAAAAGAAATGGGATTAAGGGAAGAGTTGCATCTACAACCGGGAGGTGGCGCATCTAAAGTTATGCCACCTGCATCTTACACTTTATCACGCCTAGAGAAAAAGAATTTCTGCCAGTTTTTTAGCACTATCAAGTTCCCGGATGGCTTTGCTTCAAACATTCCTCGGTGTGTGAAGACCATGGAGTGTCAACTTTTAGGA